From one Herpetosiphon gulosus genomic stretch:
- a CDS encoding AraC family ligand binding domain-containing protein, producing the protein MQAPLNRETVHFWQDRVLNNLELLHAHYITQRFAPHSHEEFAIGVIEAGGQAFTYQRRSQWLMPAGSIAVINPQVVHTGHAATPQGWVYRMFYPPAHILQQAASQLAGRNQATPFFPQPVIHDPFLMQRLLQLHQLL; encoded by the coding sequence ATGCAAGCGCCACTTAATCGTGAAACCGTACATTTTTGGCAGGATCGGGTGTTGAATAACTTGGAGTTGTTGCATGCCCACTATATTACCCAGCGTTTCGCACCACATAGCCATGAAGAGTTTGCGATTGGGGTGATTGAGGCTGGTGGCCAAGCCTTTACCTATCAACGGCGCTCGCAGTGGCTCATGCCCGCTGGCAGTATTGCGGTGATTAATCCGCAGGTGGTGCATACTGGTCATGCTGCTACGCCCCAAGGCTGGGTTTATCGCATGTTTTATCCTCCAGCGCATATCTTGCAGCAAGCTGCCAGCCAATTAGCTGGGCGCAATCAAGCAACCCCCTTTTTTCCTCAGCCAGTGATTCATGATCCATTTTTGATGCAGCGCCTGCTGCAACTTCATCAATTATTGTAA
- a CDS encoding AraC family transcriptional regulator translates to MAQLIIRHAQSKPALTAQQRHPKAVTTIREYLAVHYADSISLEQLAQLVNLSPFHTLRMFRQATGLPPHGYLVQLRINQAKQLLHTQLPLAEVAVQTGFSDQSHLNRHFKRVLGVTPLQYRRQA, encoded by the coding sequence ATGGCGCAACTGATTATTCGCCATGCCCAAAGCAAACCAGCGCTTACCGCCCAGCAACGGCACCCCAAAGCGGTAACGACGATTCGTGAATATTTGGCGGTGCACTATGCCGATTCAATTTCGCTTGAACAACTGGCCCAATTGGTCAATTTAAGTCCGTTTCATACGTTACGGATGTTTCGCCAAGCAACTGGCCTGCCACCACACGGCTATCTCGTTCAACTACGGATCAATCAAGCGAAACAGCTGTTGCATACTCAGTTGCCATTGGCCGAGGTAGCCGTACAAACCGGATTTAGCGATCAAAGCCATTTGAATCGCCATTTCAAGCGGGTTTTGGGTGTTACGCCACTTCAATATCGCCGCCAAGCCTAA
- a CDS encoding AzlC family ABC transporter permease produces the protein MHSISATFRAGIRAFLPIAVGIIPFALISGIAAMSVGLSIPQAIAMSMIVFAGSAQLVAMQLLAEHTPVLLIILTTLIINLRFVMYSASLADHLAQLKQRWKWLSAYLLTDQAYALAISLYQRKPQMRYKPWFYLGAAISMWITWQIGAVVGMLVGQQFPASWQLDFTIPLTFIALAMPAIKNRRLAAVALGAAIMAGATAMLPYKLGLVLSVLVGVGLGLYLEGRQA, from the coding sequence ATGCACTCAATTTCTGCTACCTTTCGTGCTGGAATTCGCGCGTTTTTACCGATTGCCGTGGGTATTATCCCGTTTGCCTTGATTTCGGGCATTGCCGCGATGAGTGTTGGCTTATCGATTCCCCAAGCTATTGCCATGTCGATGATTGTGTTTGCTGGCTCGGCTCAGTTGGTGGCGATGCAACTCTTGGCTGAACATACCCCGGTGCTGTTGATTATTCTGACGACCTTGATTATTAACTTGCGCTTTGTGATGTATAGCGCCTCGTTGGCCGACCATTTGGCTCAATTGAAGCAGCGCTGGAAGTGGCTTAGTGCCTATTTGCTGACCGATCAGGCCTATGCCTTGGCAATTAGCCTATATCAGCGTAAACCCCAAATGCGCTACAAACCATGGTTTTACCTTGGCGCAGCAATCAGTATGTGGATTACTTGGCAAATTGGGGCGGTGGTTGGAATGTTGGTTGGTCAGCAATTTCCGGCCAGTTGGCAACTCGATTTCACGATTCCGCTGACCTTTATTGCTTTGGCCATGCCTGCGATCAAAAATCGGCGCTTGGCGGCGGTAGCTCTTGGCGCGGCGATTATGGCTGGAGCCACGGCAATGTTGCCTTATAAATTGGGCTTGGTGCTGAGTGTATTGGTAGGTGTTGGGCTTGGGTTGTATCTTGAGGGGCGGCAGGCATGA
- a CDS encoding AzlD domain-containing protein: MMILLLIMGMGCVTFLLRLSFISVAGKTSMPQWLQRCLQFVPIAVLMAIIVPDLIYQQHHYQLLNNNERLIAGLVAALVAWKTNNVLLTIGTGMGLLWLLQSL, from the coding sequence ATGATGATTTTACTGCTGATTATGGGGATGGGCTGCGTGACATTTTTGCTGCGGCTCTCGTTTATTAGCGTGGCGGGCAAAACCTCTATGCCTCAATGGTTGCAACGTTGTTTACAATTTGTGCCAATTGCGGTGCTGATGGCGATTATTGTGCCGGATTTAATCTATCAGCAACATCATTATCAATTGCTTAATAATAATGAACGCTTGATTGCTGGCTTGGTTGCGGCCTTAGTCGCTTGGAAAACCAATAACGTGCTACTGACGATTGGAACTGGCATGGGTTTGTTATGGTTATTGCAGAGCTTGTAG
- a CDS encoding N-acetylmuramoyl-L-alanine amidase encodes MKRWSLIVGTLFVVGCSDTAILVEAPKPAAVQQIAIATSAPTRVVPTATPAPSATPAPPTETPVPQPPRVGIQVGHWQTEDLPDDLAKFRTSTGAFVNGITESDVNLPVAEQVKALLEAEGITVDLLPATVPVAYKADAFISIHADGSTSTSSRGFKMATPWRASEASLLLLDSLVSEYAAGTDMPQDSAITANMRGYYAFSWRRHRNAIAPTTPAVIVEMGFLTNPTDRAFMLNQSDVIAQSIANGLLRYLEVRDPNDLEALRVIEYAIQRPKTADVTVHSAPDAEARVLHTLEEDQRFMPFRQRDGWYEGFVRGSSNIVGWVQVSAMQGTSDQLPPPTDR; translated from the coding sequence ATGAAACGCTGGTCTTTGATTGTTGGCACGCTGTTCGTTGTAGGCTGTAGCGATACTGCTATACTTGTTGAAGCTCCCAAACCTGCTGCGGTGCAGCAAATCGCGATCGCCACCAGTGCCCCAACCAGGGTTGTGCCGACAGCGACTCCAGCACCAAGTGCGACTCCAGCACCACCAACTGAAACCCCCGTGCCCCAACCGCCACGGGTCGGAATTCAAGTTGGCCATTGGCAAACCGAAGATTTACCCGATGATTTAGCTAAATTCCGTACCTCGACTGGGGCATTCGTCAATGGCATTACCGAATCGGATGTGAACTTACCAGTTGCCGAACAGGTCAAAGCCTTGCTTGAGGCCGAGGGAATTACAGTCGATCTGTTGCCTGCGACTGTGCCAGTTGCCTACAAAGCCGATGCCTTTATCTCGATCCATGCCGATGGTTCGACTAGCACCAGCAGTCGCGGCTTTAAAATGGCGACTCCATGGAGAGCCTCAGAGGCCAGTTTATTGTTACTCGATAGCTTGGTCAGCGAATATGCCGCTGGCACTGATATGCCCCAAGATTCGGCGATTACCGCCAACATGCGCGGCTACTATGCCTTTAGCTGGCGGCGACATCGCAATGCGATTGCTCCAACTACCCCAGCCGTGATCGTCGAAATGGGCTTTTTGACCAATCCCACGGATCGGGCGTTTATGCTTAATCAATCAGATGTGATTGCTCAGAGCATCGCCAATGGCTTGCTGCGCTACCTCGAAGTGCGTGATCCCAATGATTTAGAAGCGTTGCGGGTGATTGAATATGCGATTCAGCGCCCCAAAACTGCCGATGTGACCGTGCATTCAGCACCAGATGCTGAGGCTAGGGTATTGCATACGCTAGAAGAAGATCAACGTTTTATGCCATTTCGCCAGCGTGATGGCTGGTACGAAGGCTTTGTGCGCGGTAGCTCCAATATTGTTGGCTGGGTGCAAGTCAGCGCTATGCAGGGCACAAGCGACCAATTGCCACCACCAACCGACCGCTGA
- a CDS encoding response regulator transcription factor encodes MQTIQTLVVEDHPALRAAMVAGLHATKEITVIGEAGSGEDAIEWCAQHTPQAILMDVALASQLNGIQAAVIIRREHPRIPVVFYSIQDDDAYYRDFQRSGILSHYAYVRKSNYLLPAMVAPLLRDAFQGRAFIDPDIASRVQEVRHRDEQSALDLLEPAEREVMTLVAHGFTNDQIAQRLGFRDARAVSRINGQIYTAWGLNENTTDEKVARTRATIIFHERQLIVWDEEGRGRAYMPDGQWQARWND; translated from the coding sequence ATGCAGACAATCCAAACATTGGTGGTTGAAGATCATCCGGCGTTGCGGGCGGCAATGGTTGCTGGGTTGCACGCTACCAAAGAGATAACTGTGATTGGCGAGGCTGGTAGCGGCGAGGATGCAATTGAATGGTGTGCTCAACATACGCCGCAAGCCATTTTGATGGATGTGGCCTTGGCCAGTCAACTCAATGGCATTCAAGCTGCGGTGATTATTCGCCGTGAACATCCGCGGATTCCGGTGGTGTTTTATTCAATCCAAGATGATGATGCCTATTATCGCGATTTCCAGCGTTCGGGCATTCTAAGCCACTATGCGTATGTGCGCAAAAGTAATTATCTACTACCAGCGATGGTTGCGCCGCTGCTGCGTGATGCCTTTCAAGGCCGGGCTTTTATCGACCCCGATATTGCTAGTCGGGTGCAAGAAGTTCGCCATCGCGATGAGCAATCGGCGCTTGATTTGCTTGAGCCAGCCGAGCGTGAAGTGATGACCTTGGTGGCTCATGGCTTTACCAACGATCAAATTGCCCAGCGCTTGGGGTTTCGTGATGCCCGTGCGGTCAGTCGCATCAATGGTCAAATTTACACGGCCTGGGGTTTGAATGAAAATACCACTGATGAAAAAGTAGCACGTACTCGGGCGACAATTATTTTTCATGAGCGCCAACTGATTGTCTGGGATGAAGAAGGGCGTGGGCGGGCGTATATGCCCGATGGTCAGTGGCAAGCACGCTGGAACGATTAA
- the pulA gene encoding pullulanase-type alpha-1,6-glucosidase, with translation MLDQSVVEEQPSVGQLDRLRAYWVRRDTIVWNIHALPNARYELHYSLDGSLELTPQGIQHGNVLPLERDPFGLDSTLAAAFPHLQGLPVLRLAPEHHDLVATMLRGQVAVQAYHADDQSLIDATALQIPGVLDDLYHYTGELGVSFDEQKRPILRLWAPTARSVGLLLYADSAKGTRAIRSAMTFDPQTGVWSIVGKPSWKNQFYRFLVDVFVPSTGQFEQNVVTDPYSLSLSTNSQHSQIVDLQSQRLKPKGWSKLAKPSLAKPTDIVLYELHVRDFSITDSSVPAELRGTYKAFTQFESNGVQHLQRLAKAGVSHVHLLPVFDIATIEEHRPDRTRIDFDYLASLPADSTEQQAYLFPIRDRDGFNWGYDPRHYTTPEGSYSTDPDGSTRIYEFREMVQALNQIGLRIVMDVVYNHTHSSGQASCAVLDRIVPGYYHRLDADGNVCNSTCCANTASEQHMMEKLMLDSLRTWAVDYKVDGFRFDLMGHHLKRNLLAIRAMLDSLTLAEHGVDGKAIYVYGEGWNFGEVADGARGENASQHAMAGTGIGTFSDRLRDAARGGGPFVGFQVQGFATGLLDRPNVYEQRAFVERHYQVAVLSDVVRLSLAGNLADYPILSCEGQQTLGGHLYINGKPAAYGLRPDDHIAYVSAHDNETLFDGIQVKAPIESPMAERVRMHNLALSLVALAQGIPFFHAGDELLRSKSLDRNSYNSSDWFNRIDWTGQQNTWGSGLPPSADNHEHWATVGPLLANPALKPTAEDMAFSYAHFQTMLQIRRSSGLFRLNSAELIKQKVWFPNTGPDQVVGLVLMVLDDGIGEQCDQQFSRVVVAFNGSHHSLSYSDASFGHYNLQLHPLLANGYDPVLAQASFDRSHGSISVPGFSCVVWVEYR, from the coding sequence ATGCTTGATCAATCTGTTGTTGAAGAGCAGCCCAGCGTCGGGCAGCTTGATCGGCTGCGGGCGTATTGGGTGCGTCGCGATACGATTGTTTGGAATATTCATGCGCTCCCCAATGCTCGCTATGAGTTGCATTATTCGCTTGATGGTTCGTTGGAGCTAACGCCGCAGGGAATTCAGCATGGCAATGTTTTGCCGCTCGAACGTGATCCTTTCGGCTTAGATTCGACGTTGGCAGCGGCTTTTCCGCATTTGCAAGGTTTGCCAGTGTTGCGCCTCGCTCCTGAACACCACGACTTGGTTGCGACAATGTTGCGTGGTCAAGTGGCAGTGCAGGCCTATCACGCTGACGATCAGAGTTTGATCGATGCGACTGCCTTGCAAATTCCAGGTGTGCTTGATGATTTGTATCACTACACTGGCGAGCTTGGGGTGAGTTTCGACGAGCAGAAACGCCCGATTCTGCGCTTGTGGGCACCGACGGCTCGCTCGGTTGGCTTGTTGCTCTACGCCGATTCGGCCAAAGGAACTCGCGCAATTCGCAGTGCAATGACGTTCGACCCTCAGACTGGGGTTTGGAGCATCGTTGGCAAGCCTAGTTGGAAAAACCAGTTTTATCGATTTTTGGTCGATGTGTTTGTGCCCAGCACAGGCCAATTTGAGCAAAATGTGGTAACTGACCCCTATTCGCTGAGTTTATCGACTAATAGCCAACATTCGCAAATTGTTGATCTACAAAGCCAACGCCTCAAACCCAAAGGTTGGAGCAAACTCGCCAAGCCCAGCCTAGCCAAACCGACCGATATTGTGCTTTACGAGCTGCATGTGCGCGATTTTTCGATCACCGATTCGAGTGTGCCAGCCGAGTTACGCGGCACCTACAAAGCCTTTACCCAATTTGAATCGAATGGTGTGCAGCATCTCCAGCGGCTGGCTAAGGCTGGAGTGAGCCATGTGCACTTGCTGCCAGTCTTTGATATTGCTACCATTGAAGAACATCGACCTGATCGCACGCGAATTGATTTTGACTATTTAGCCAGTTTGCCTGCTGATTCAACTGAGCAGCAAGCCTATCTTTTTCCAATTCGCGATCGTGATGGCTTCAATTGGGGTTATGACCCGCGCCATTACACCACGCCCGAAGGTTCCTATAGCACCGATCCTGATGGCTCAACGCGGATCTACGAGTTTCGCGAGATGGTGCAAGCACTGAATCAAATTGGGCTGCGAATAGTGATGGATGTGGTCTACAATCACACCCATTCGAGCGGCCAAGCCAGTTGCGCCGTGCTTGACCGAATTGTGCCAGGTTATTATCATCGCTTGGATGCTGACGGCAATGTTTGCAACAGCACTTGTTGTGCTAATACCGCTAGCGAACAGCATATGATGGAAAAATTGATGCTTGATTCGTTGCGCACATGGGCTGTTGACTATAAAGTTGATGGCTTTCGCTTCGATTTGATGGGCCATCATCTGAAACGCAATCTGTTGGCGATTCGCGCGATGCTCGATAGTTTGACCCTGGCTGAGCATGGCGTTGATGGTAAAGCGATCTATGTGTATGGCGAGGGCTGGAATTTTGGCGAAGTTGCCGACGGTGCACGCGGCGAAAATGCCTCGCAACATGCCATGGCTGGCACGGGCATTGGTACCTTCAGCGATCGTTTGCGCGATGCGGCGCGAGGTGGCGGCCCATTTGTGGGCTTCCAAGTGCAGGGCTTTGCCACGGGCTTGCTTGATCGGCCTAATGTGTACGAACAGCGGGCGTTCGTTGAGCGCCATTACCAAGTTGCAGTGCTGAGCGATGTGGTACGGCTGAGTTTGGCAGGCAATTTGGCCGATTATCCAATCCTCAGTTGCGAAGGCCAACAAACCTTGGGCGGCCACTTGTATATCAATGGCAAACCTGCGGCTTATGGTTTACGCCCTGATGATCATATTGCCTATGTTTCAGCCCACGATAATGAAACCTTGTTTGATGGAATTCAAGTCAAAGCCCCAATCGAATCGCCGATGGCCGAGCGGGTGCGCATGCACAATTTGGCCTTGAGTTTGGTGGCCTTAGCCCAAGGAATTCCATTTTTTCATGCTGGCGATGAGTTGCTGCGCTCAAAATCGCTGGATCGCAACAGCTATAATTCCAGCGATTGGTTTAATCGGATCGATTGGACGGGCCAGCAGAACACTTGGGGTTCGGGCTTGCCACCCTCGGCGGATAACCATGAACATTGGGCCACGGTTGGGCCGTTGTTAGCCAACCCTGCGCTCAAGCCAACCGCTGAGGATATGGCATTCAGCTATGCCCATTTCCAAACTATGTTGCAAATTCGGCGTAGCTCAGGTTTGTTTCGTTTGAATAGTGCTGAATTGATCAAGCAAAAAGTCTGGTTTCCCAATACGGGGCCTGATCAAGTGGTTGGTTTGGTGCTGATGGTGCTTGATGATGGAATTGGTGAGCAGTGCGATCAGCAATTTAGTCGCGTTGTAGTGGCCTTCAATGGCTCGCATCATAGTTTGAGTTATAGCGATGCCAGTTTTGGTCATTACAATTTGCAATTGCACCCCTTGCTGGCGAATGGTTATGATCCAGTGCTGGCGCAGGCTAGCTTTGATCGCAGCCATGGCAGCATTAGCGTGCCTGGGTTTAGTTGTGTGGTTTGGGTCGAATATCGCTAA
- a CDS encoding caspase family protein — MNVRNNLALLIGVGKNKTESFKPLPVQNDIEALKSALSDRDVGGYQPEAIQCLVDQQATIPAIERQLIWLAEQAQAEPDATIFIYYSGHGAYDDHDRYYLINYEATTDLAASAFSAQRLMELLKNINSQRVVIVFDCCYAAGLARGKGLNGTLEFGNPSKALVSQFGQGSGVVVIASSQPHEESFFDYDSVSIFTKAFLSLLYGYNAPADATEVMIGHVIDTLPKMLAHTNQTPEIAFHGQSFSLAKLLGGKGLGAGGWQGYQAQAEASIQDLIARSQVTNVQIQNPINAHNVQQDSSQHTTTNHGMNFGGASFGNNTEITSGDSYKSTISIGGRSTVNGPVVGINRDTINYTYSSQPSTAIDLKNLDLLEKQLSGLVQTYSHNPALADQLQMIAIHLRKAQRNQAEQAQAELAKAKAVALEIQSDDPTLLGLLQTFHNL; from the coding sequence ATGAATGTTCGTAACAATTTGGCATTGTTAATTGGAGTTGGTAAAAATAAGACCGAAAGTTTTAAACCATTACCAGTACAAAATGATATTGAAGCCCTTAAGTCGGCATTGAGTGATCGCGATGTAGGAGGGTATCAGCCTGAAGCAATCCAATGTTTAGTTGATCAACAAGCGACTATACCTGCAATTGAACGACAACTAATCTGGTTAGCAGAGCAAGCCCAAGCTGAGCCAGATGCAACAATTTTTATCTATTACAGCGGCCATGGAGCCTATGATGATCATGATCGTTATTATTTAATTAACTATGAAGCAACCACTGATTTGGCTGCAAGTGCATTTTCGGCCCAACGTTTGATGGAGTTGCTCAAAAATATCAACAGTCAGCGGGTAGTGATTGTTTTTGATTGTTGTTATGCGGCAGGCTTGGCGCGTGGCAAAGGCTTGAACGGCACACTTGAATTTGGTAATCCATCGAAAGCCTTGGTGAGCCAGTTTGGTCAAGGTTCAGGCGTGGTTGTAATTGCTTCGTCGCAACCACATGAAGAATCTTTTTTTGATTATGATAGCGTTAGTATTTTTACCAAAGCATTTTTAAGCTTGTTATATGGTTATAATGCCCCCGCCGATGCAACTGAAGTTATGATTGGCCATGTGATTGATACACTCCCTAAAATGCTTGCGCACACCAATCAAACCCCAGAAATTGCGTTCCATGGCCAGAGTTTTAGCTTAGCCAAATTGCTTGGGGGCAAAGGTTTAGGTGCTGGTGGTTGGCAAGGCTATCAGGCCCAAGCAGAGGCGAGTATCCAAGATTTAATTGCTCGTAGCCAAGTAACAAATGTTCAGATTCAGAATCCAATTAATGCCCACAATGTTCAGCAAGATTCTTCACAACATACAACGACCAACCATGGGATGAATTTTGGTGGGGCAAGCTTTGGCAACAATACCGAGATTACAAGCGGTGATTCTTATAAAAGTACGATTTCGATTGGCGGTCGCAGCACCGTGAATGGCCCAGTTGTGGGAATTAATCGAGACACGATTAATTATACCTACTCGTCACAGCCATCTACGGCTATCGATCTGAAAAATTTAGATCTGCTTGAAAAACAACTTAGTGGTTTAGTTCAAACGTATAGTCATAATCCTGCCTTGGCTGATCAATTGCAGATGATCGCTATTCACTTGCGCAAAGCGCAGCGCAACCAAGCTGAGCAAGCTCAAGCTGAACTAGCGAAGGCTAAGGCCGTTGCACTTGAGATTCAATCGGATGATCCAACTCTCCTCGGATTACTTCAAACGTTCCATAATCTTTAA
- the gatB gene encoding Asp-tRNA(Asn)/Glu-tRNA(Gln) amidotransferase subunit GatB, translating to MKYTATIGLEVHAQILTKSKMFSGCNAAYASAPANSCIDEVSIGLPGTLPVVNQEAIRKAALLGLALNCQIPEYCEFSRKSYTYPDLPKAWQITMYDKPICINGELEITLGNGETKRVGITRAHLEEDTGMLQHGDETHSLVDYNRSGVPLLEIVSEPDMTTPEEARLYATKLRQILVFLGVNSGNLEEGALRVDANVSIRPEGQKEFGTKVEIKNMNSFRNLERALVYELERQEKILRAGGTIIQETRGWDDTAGITLSQRSKEHAHDYRYFPEPDLPPLELSREWVAERRAELPELPDAKFARYLSEFGLSKQDAALLSGERETADYFEAVVAAAGATNAKPVANWITGELFRLIKDGDETLTAVAQRVTPANLTSLIEVVAKGEIGSTVAKQVFEEMYRSGETPTAIINAKGLRQISDSSVLTQAARDAIAANPKVVADYKSGKLPAIKFLVGQVMRATKGQANPQVVEEALKTELDATN from the coding sequence ATGAAATATACTGCCACGATTGGGCTAGAAGTGCATGCCCAAATTCTTACCAAATCGAAAATGTTCAGCGGTTGTAACGCGGCCTATGCCAGCGCTCCCGCCAATAGCTGTATCGATGAAGTCAGCATTGGCCTACCTGGCACCTTGCCAGTTGTCAATCAAGAAGCAATTCGCAAGGCGGCGCTGCTTGGCTTGGCGCTCAATTGCCAAATTCCTGAGTATTGCGAGTTTTCGCGTAAATCGTATACCTACCCCGATTTGCCCAAAGCCTGGCAAATTACCATGTACGATAAGCCAATTTGTATCAATGGTGAGCTAGAAATTACCCTTGGCAATGGCGAAACCAAGCGGGTTGGCATCACCCGTGCCCACCTCGAAGAAGATACGGGCATGCTGCAACACGGTGATGAAACCCATTCGCTGGTCGATTACAATCGCTCTGGTGTGCCATTGCTCGAAATCGTCAGCGAACCAGATATGACCACGCCTGAAGAAGCTCGTTTGTATGCCACCAAATTGCGCCAAATTTTGGTCTTTTTGGGAGTCAACAGCGGCAACCTCGAAGAAGGCGCATTACGGGTTGATGCTAATGTTTCAATTCGCCCCGAAGGTCAAAAGGAATTTGGCACCAAGGTCGAAATTAAAAACATGAACTCGTTCCGCAACCTTGAGCGTGCTTTGGTTTACGAATTGGAACGCCAAGAAAAGATCCTGCGCGCAGGTGGCACGATTATTCAAGAAACTCGTGGTTGGGACGATACCGCTGGAATCACCTTGAGCCAACGCTCCAAGGAACACGCCCACGACTATCGCTACTTCCCCGAGCCAGATTTGCCGCCGCTGGAGTTGAGCCGCGAATGGGTTGCTGAGCGCCGCGCCGAATTGCCCGAATTGCCTGATGCCAAATTTGCCCGCTATCTCAGCGAATTTGGCTTATCCAAACAAGATGCAGCTTTGTTGAGCGGTGAACGCGAAACCGCCGATTATTTTGAAGCGGTTGTTGCCGCCGCTGGGGCTACCAACGCCAAACCAGTTGCCAACTGGATCACGGGCGAGTTGTTCCGTTTGATCAAAGATGGCGATGAAACGCTCACTGCTGTGGCACAACGCGTCACCCCTGCCAACCTTACCAGCTTGATCGAGGTTGTGGCCAAGGGCGAAATCGGCAGCACGGTTGCGAAGCAGGTCTTTGAAGAAATGTATCGGTCTGGCGAAACGCCAACTGCGATCATCAACGCCAAAGGCTTGCGCCAAATTAGCGATAGCAGCGTTTTGACCCAAGCTGCCCGCGATGCGATCGCCGCTAATCCCAAAGTTGTTGCCGACTACAAGAGCGGCAAATTGCCAGCGATCAAGTTTTTGGTTGGTCAAGTGATGCGAGCTACCAAAGGCCAAGCCAACCCGCAAGTGGTCGAAGAAGCGCTCAAAACTGAGCTTGATGCCACCAATTAA
- a CDS encoding BtrH N-terminal domain-containing protein — MLAIKPFIGQHCETTTTGTLLYQQGIELAEPLLFGLGEGLSFIFWHMKSMPMPFIGGRVKPDQLTETLAKQLNLKLERQETSSPTKAWAIVKHWLDQGQVVGLKLDCFYLEYFSNPIHFAGHYVAIYGYDHDQAYLVDTQQQGSTVQTSLASLAQARAAKGSMASKSLAYTLKPQGSYDLAQAVRQAIINNAQAYLNPPITNVSYKGIRKASATLQPWFETSADVEADFCTTALLMERAGTGGSLFRKLYRDFLAEASTIIAAPQLRQAELAFTTISADWQKVANLIDQAGKQHDLGAIQQASQLMNQIAEQEYATMQLLATL; from the coding sequence ATGCTGGCAATCAAACCATTTATCGGCCAACATTGTGAAACTACCACCACTGGAACCTTGCTCTATCAACAGGGCATTGAGCTTGCCGAGCCATTGCTGTTTGGCTTGGGCGAAGGCCTAAGTTTCATCTTTTGGCACATGAAATCGATGCCGATGCCCTTTATCGGCGGACGAGTTAAACCTGATCAGCTAACCGAAACCCTCGCCAAGCAGCTCAATCTCAAACTTGAGCGCCAAGAAACCAGTTCGCCCACTAAGGCTTGGGCCATCGTCAAACATTGGCTTGATCAAGGCCAAGTCGTTGGTTTGAAACTCGATTGTTTTTATCTCGAATATTTTAGCAATCCCATTCATTTTGCTGGGCATTATGTGGCGATCTATGGCTATGATCACGATCAAGCTTATTTGGTTGATACCCAGCAGCAGGGCAGCACAGTGCAAACATCATTGGCAAGTTTGGCCCAAGCGCGAGCGGCCAAAGGCTCGATGGCCTCAAAAAGCTTGGCTTACACCCTCAAACCACAGGGCAGTTATGATTTAGCTCAAGCAGTGCGCCAAGCAATCATCAATAATGCCCAAGCCTATCTCAATCCGCCGATTACCAATGTGAGCTACAAAGGCATTCGTAAAGCAAGCGCCACCTTGCAGCCATGGTTTGAAACATCGGCTGATGTTGAAGCTGATTTTTGTACTACCGCGCTGTTGATGGAGCGGGCCGGAACCGGCGGCTCGCTGTTTCGCAAGCTGTATCGTGATTTTTTGGCCGAGGCCAGCACAATCATCGCAGCTCCACAGTTACGTCAAGCTGAACTAGCCTTCACCACAATTAGCGCGGACTGGCAGAAAGTTGCCAATTTGATCGATCAAGCGGGCAAACAGCACGATCTTGGGGCAATTCAACAGGCTAGTCAGCTGATGAACCAAATCGCCGAACAAGAATATGCGACGATGCAACTGCTGGCAACGCTATAA